From Pseudarthrobacter equi, a single genomic window includes:
- a CDS encoding helix-turn-helix transcriptional regulator, producing MSLSRTERLLNLLIALLNTRYGLRRSELRQKVYHDESGNDVAFGRMFERDKNDLRQFGFDVETLTDLGWSEDDPATTRYRIGKESNRLPDVELGPEEWTVLLLASQLWERAALGTAAQSALRKLQASGRMADVELPSGVQPRIRPAGQAFDDLVAAMHSRHAVTFPYLAGTTGKEEVRTVEPWGLGSRFGQWYLMGYDRARREPRHFRLSRFTGPVTTLPKESFKPPADFNIRLELARLPELPLRTAVVDVREGRLLALRGRAKDAGTDQDTAAPAPAEGHERLSLDFRDPEVLAEELASYGPDALPVAPAELVRAVERRLRAAAAFSAAPVPEYAFPAAQPRKVRKGTSEDQLKRMLQLVPFLVHNQGLHIHDVAEHFGVSRGELEEDLRILICSGLPEGYPDDLLDIQWEDDHVFITQDLDLKKPVRFTVEEACALLTGLETLNGLPDLAEGGALESVTLKLLAAAGEEGLRAASLSGPEVAPGDATTHATVREAIVSGAQLHLTYLSPQRDAVSERDVDPLRLYSLDNTWYFEAFCHRVNGLRNFRMDRVQDVRPNGNRVAGDRAPAEGVPAKLFTPNDDDTTVTVQLTRQGRGLAEDYYADRTADLPDGGLVAEIRFGNTGWLPMFVAQHGGAVRILEPAGLADTARDWLEAALARYGG from the coding sequence CCAGTTCGGCTTCGACGTCGAAACCCTGACGGACCTGGGCTGGAGCGAGGACGACCCCGCCACCACCCGCTACCGGATCGGCAAGGAATCCAACCGGCTTCCCGACGTCGAACTCGGCCCGGAAGAGTGGACGGTCCTGCTGCTGGCCTCCCAACTGTGGGAACGTGCAGCCCTCGGCACCGCTGCCCAGAGCGCGCTCCGCAAGCTCCAGGCGTCCGGGCGGATGGCCGACGTCGAACTTCCCTCGGGCGTCCAGCCGCGCATCAGGCCGGCAGGCCAGGCATTCGATGACCTCGTGGCGGCCATGCACTCCCGGCACGCAGTGACCTTCCCCTACCTGGCCGGCACCACCGGCAAGGAAGAAGTCCGCACCGTTGAACCATGGGGCCTGGGCAGCCGCTTCGGGCAGTGGTACCTGATGGGTTACGACCGGGCGCGGCGGGAACCCCGGCACTTCCGCCTGTCGCGTTTCACGGGTCCCGTGACGACGCTGCCGAAAGAATCCTTCAAGCCGCCGGCCGACTTCAACATCCGGCTGGAGCTTGCCCGCCTCCCGGAACTGCCGCTCCGCACCGCCGTCGTGGATGTCCGGGAAGGACGCCTGCTGGCGCTGAGGGGCCGGGCAAAAGACGCCGGAACGGACCAGGATACCGCCGCCCCGGCGCCTGCCGAGGGCCACGAACGCTTGAGCCTGGACTTCCGCGACCCCGAAGTCCTGGCCGAGGAGCTCGCGTCCTACGGTCCCGACGCGCTGCCGGTAGCCCCCGCTGAACTGGTCCGGGCGGTGGAGCGCAGGCTGCGCGCGGCGGCAGCGTTCAGTGCAGCACCTGTTCCTGAGTATGCTTTCCCGGCCGCGCAGCCACGGAAAGTCCGCAAGGGGACATCGGAGGACCAGCTCAAACGCATGCTCCAACTGGTCCCGTTCCTGGTCCACAATCAGGGCCTGCACATCCACGACGTCGCGGAACACTTCGGGGTGAGCCGCGGGGAACTCGAGGAAGACCTGCGGATCCTCATCTGCTCGGGCCTGCCCGAGGGCTACCCCGATGACCTGCTGGACATCCAGTGGGAGGACGACCACGTCTTCATCACCCAGGACCTGGACCTGAAGAAGCCGGTTCGCTTTACCGTGGAGGAAGCCTGCGCGCTTCTCACCGGCCTCGAAACCCTGAACGGACTGCCGGACCTCGCCGAAGGCGGTGCCCTGGAGTCGGTGACGCTGAAGCTGCTGGCAGCGGCAGGGGAGGAGGGCCTGCGCGCCGCTTCCCTGTCCGGTCCGGAAGTTGCACCCGGCGACGCAACCACCCACGCAACGGTACGGGAAGCCATCGTTTCCGGTGCACAGCTCCACCTCACGTACCTGTCGCCGCAGCGGGACGCTGTGTCCGAGCGCGACGTGGACCCGCTCCGGCTCTATTCGTTGGATAACACCTGGTACTTCGAGGCATTCTGCCACCGGGTCAACGGGCTGCGGAATTTCCGGATGGACCGGGTGCAGGATGTCCGCCCGAACGGGAACCGTGTGGCAGGGGACAGGGCGCCCGCGGAGGGTGTTCCGGCCAAGCTCTTCACTCCGAACGACGACGACACCACGGTCACCGTGCAGCTCACCAGGCAGGGCCGGGGCCTGGCAGAGGATTACTACGCGGACCGCACGGCGGACCTTCCCGACGGCGGACTCGTGGCGGAGATACGCTTCGGAAACACCGGCTGGCTGCCCATGTTCGTGGCCCAGCATGGGGGAGCGGTCCGGATTCTCGAACCTGCCGGGCTTGCTGACACGGCCCGGGACTGGCTGGAAGCCGCCCTGGCCCGGTACGGCGGCTAG
- the tatA gene encoding Sec-independent protein translocase subunit TatA has protein sequence MGRLFDGPWPIVIIIVVALLLFAAPKLPAMARSLGQSMRIIKSEVKEMKNDGKTESTDASGPVEGTIVNHPKAKPGEPTDGTDVPPSNRA, from the coding sequence ATGGGAAGACTCTTTGATGGCCCCTGGCCCATCGTTATCATCATCGTTGTCGCATTGCTTCTCTTTGCCGCCCCCAAGCTCCCTGCCATGGCGCGCAGCCTTGGCCAGTCCATGCGGATCATCAAGTCCGAGGTCAAGGAAATGAAGAACGACGGCAAAACCGAGTCCACCGACGCCTCCGGCCCGGTGGAAGGCACCATCGTGAACCACCCCAAGGCGAAGCCGGGAGAGCCGACCGACGGCACTGACGTTCCGCCGTCGAACCGCGCCTAA
- the tatC gene encoding twin-arginine translocase subunit TatC, producing the protein MSLWDHLKELKNRLIKSAIGVVIGGIGGWILYDPLLKALAEPVNRISDQTGGLAAINFGSIASPFDFKLQMSLLIGVVISSPIWIYQLWAFITPGLTSKERHYTLGYMAAAVPLFLAGIWAGWLVVPQVVHALTQFTPEGSSSVIDARTYIEFVTRMVLVLGIAFLVPVVLVGINMAGILSGRTILKAWRITVFLVFVLAAIAAPGADAISMFMLAGPLLVLFFAAIGVCLMNDKRRARRESKVAAETEATADVATPSSELGNL; encoded by the coding sequence ATGTCCCTCTGGGACCACCTCAAGGAGCTGAAAAACCGGCTGATCAAGTCGGCGATCGGCGTCGTCATCGGCGGCATCGGCGGCTGGATACTTTACGATCCGCTGCTGAAGGCCCTGGCAGAGCCCGTCAACCGTATTTCGGATCAGACCGGCGGCCTTGCCGCCATCAACTTCGGCAGCATCGCATCCCCGTTCGATTTCAAGCTCCAGATGTCGCTCCTCATCGGCGTGGTCATCTCCAGCCCCATCTGGATCTACCAGCTGTGGGCCTTCATCACCCCGGGCCTGACGTCGAAGGAGCGCCACTACACGCTGGGCTACATGGCTGCGGCGGTTCCGCTGTTCCTGGCCGGAATCTGGGCCGGCTGGCTGGTGGTACCCCAGGTGGTCCATGCCCTGACACAGTTCACGCCCGAAGGCTCCTCAAGCGTTATTGATGCGCGAACCTACATCGAGTTCGTCACACGCATGGTCCTGGTCCTGGGTATAGCTTTCCTGGTGCCGGTGGTACTGGTAGGCATCAACATGGCCGGCATCCTGTCCGGACGCACCATCCTCAAAGCCTGGCGCATCACTGTCTTCCTGGTGTTCGTGCTGGCGGCCATCGCCGCGCCTGGCGCCGATGCCATCTCCATGTTCATGCTTGCGGGTCCGCTGCTGGTGCTCTTCTTCGCAGCGATCGGTGTCTGCCTCATGAATGACAAACGCCGTGCGCGCCGCGAGTCCAAGGTGGCTGCCGAAACCGAGGCCACCGCAGACGTCGCAACCCCCAGCAGTGAACTGGGGAACCTCTAA